TATGAGATGCATGCTCATAACTAGAACTGATTTATTGTTCTTAATTGTTAGGTCCTGAAATTAGTTAAAGGTCCTGAAATTAGTTAATTGTATTAGAATTCTTTGATGATCGACGTGGTACCTCTTTTGCAGTCAGTTTTCAGATTGTTATTGCAAATATGGAATGTTTCTGTATGATTGTTATGAATATAATAGTTTGGTTTGAGATGTTGGAGACTGATTAAGGTCCATCTCTCTGTTTCAATTACTACACTAGAACGTTTGAACTAGTTATAGCCAAAGCAagcattttgtaatttttttttcagcaCTATAATATCATAGCTATGAACTATGAGAATTTGATTAAACATACagtaagtatttatttaagaaaatttaaaaacttgTGTATTGTCATTATCAATAATCAAATGGATGTGATTGGTACTATATTAAACACTTTCATATCTTGGTGATGAATCTTTGGAAGGGATGTAGGCCAGCTCGGCGGCACAAACGGAATGGCCATGATATACTGGTATACAGAAAAAGATGCTGTCGGATCTGGCCAATGAAAAGGAAAATACACCGATTCCACTCTTCCGGTCTTTATGTTGAGCGAGATAATGCCCCGATCACGAGTTGTATAATTATTCCTGGTATGAAAATACAGAACATTTGGGTCAATAGGGTCTATAGCCAGCAAGTTACTGTTCAAATCTGATGGACGAATGCAATTGTCACCAACGATCAGCTTTAGGTCTGTGAGTCTAAATGTATGTTCCAAGCACCATTCTGCTTCTGCTTCAATCAGTCTCCAAATTCTCCAATTAACTGATAAGTTATCGTCTAGCTGCATATGCACATGATATAGGTCTTCCCCTGAACGGCTCACTCCGGTGGCGTACATACCTGGATGATTAGGCATGGTTTCAAGCACTTGTATCAAACGGCATTTCTCCAGATTCGGATCAAATGCCATAATTGTAGAGGTAGTATAGTCTCTTTCGCCGCTTTCCCAGTGTAAAATCCCTTTGTATTCAATTGCATTAGTGGGTTTGCAGAACAAAATAGAGCGCGGAATGGTTATCATTGCCGACACCCTCCATAGGTTAGTCCGAGAATCAAATGTCTCGGCGTTGAAGAAGCTTGTGCGTATTTCGGTCATCATGAAGGTAACTGCATTAGTGTACGTACAAGGACTGACCAGCCTCACCACCTTGAAGTAATGACCGTAACAAACAAGTCCTACTAATGCAAAATTCGTGCACGTTGGTGGAGGAGGAAGAGTGAGCCATTGCTTCGTAATAGGATTGCAAACATAGTATATACACTCGCAGTCGTAACTTGTTGTGCACAATGCTAAGCCGTTGCTGGTGCACAGAAGCCGAATGGCTGGTTCGGGGAGCGGAAGAAAGCCGAAGGAAAGGGCCGGAGAGTCTTGGGACCACGATTTGTGGCGATCATCATAGGTAGAGTGTCTGGGAGGAGAAGTTTTGAAATTTCTCGGGGTATACAAACGAAAATATAAGGTAGGGTTTGGTGGAGGCGTGAGTTTCGTTCGAAGCAGATATTCGACAGCAAAACAAGGCTGAGAGATGAGTGATGACCAAAACTTGCAAACACATTTGCACCTGTGGATCAGATTCAGAGGAAGTCTGTATAGGATTTGTAGCAGTATGTCACTCGGAAGCTCATTCATTGAATAAGCCATATATGCCCGCAGTTTTTAAATTAGTATACGTAAGTTATATAGCCACCAAGACTGCAGATTCCTACACCAACTAGTATTCTGTCAGGTACTAATTAAGGTTAGGGTAGATTGAATATAAGAGGAGTACTAGAATATTCAAGATGGTTCTAGAAGGAACTACATAGAATATAGTAATAATTAGCTTATATATGTCTAGTATTGTGTAGagaaaaaattaatcaattaatatcAAGTATATTTTCTCTTCTTTGTCTATAActtccaatttttaattttccttctagttattttatgataatttttttaaaggtttttttttacattttaaattataattaagttAAATATACAGGTTTGAGGTGTTTGATATTTAtcttacatttaaaaaataattcaataaatatacatataactAGTGTTATATAATAATGATAAACAAATCTGAAAGCCGACTTTCAATAAATATAGTATATTTTGTCCTTCCGTTCTAATAAAATTGTCAACTTCTAAAAGTAgtaatttttaaacttaatcttcttatattattctatttaaaatccattaataagttagtattttttgatatttacaaataaataaaatttggtgGCTCAATTAAATAAGGATATAATaaggaaaaaagagaaaaattaaaaaatcaaaacattattatgttttcttaaactacgtaaaaatgacaaaatgaaCGACTCAATTTAAATGAATTATCAAATTTTACCATATAGTTTAACTTATCCGTTATATGAAAGGTTAAGGTTTTTTAATAGttcttaaacttttttaaatctctaacaatattttttatatatatccacTTCAATCCCATTTTTTCACACATCAattcttacattttttttatttaagctctcttattatttttgttaattccATCAATCTCTAAACTAAATCACAATTAATCCTCCTTAATCAGCTCTAACATGTTCATTTTGTAAACtaaaaattgtgtttttagaTACAAATCATACCTATATCAATCATTTTATAAACCAACATCAACAATTTTGTAAATCGGCTATATATAACCACCAACTGTCAATTATCCGCGCATTTATCAGCTCCGCTGAATAATTGAACCAAACGAGTCTAGCTCGTTTTACCTGATTTAGAGGTAATAGACGCACTATAATCACCATCACATCAAGCTTTCATTGCCAAATATAATAACTAATGATAAGAacacacaaataaaaaaattaaagaagaaaTCCTGAGTTTTTACTGTCTTATATACTGAAATCTTGGATCCAACAATTGTCAGATTTTCTGCTCTAAAATGTAAAACAAGGAATTAGCTAATTTTGTAGTAAGGATTCTCCTTTTGCAATTTCTTCCTAAAAAGTTCTACTTTTCGAGTACTTTCCTTAAGCAATGTCAAAACTTTGAGAAAGTGTAAATGGCGAGtactaaatataattatggatCACCACTAAACTGCAATGATAAGTTGACTACACAAATAATCTGCATTCTATCGCAAATGGCTCACCGCGATAATGTTCTGAATGCtttgaaaagataaattagAAGACCTACTGAAGCTTCTTTATGCCAGGAAACGATGGGAGAATTGCAATAAGAGGATCAGCATACCCGACAGGCTCTGTCAAGTTAAACAGGCATGAGAATTCGAGACAAAAAATACGAGTAAACTAATAAGAAGAATCCGCAACATGAAAGGACGGAAAGAGGAGTGAACTTACCCCCATCCTCccttaatattttgattacttcaCCGGATATGTCAGACTGCAAAAGATGAAAATGAAATAAGGACTTTCATTGCTAGTACTAATTGGCATTTTCCATAATTTACTAGCTTGGGTAGTGATAAATGTTGTGAATCATTCAATGGAGACTTTCATTTCAACCACGAGAACTGATGGGAACATGCTTCATATTCAATAGAAAACGAATATCATATTCAATAAAAATCACGGGACCTAACCTCAAGTGGGAGTTCACAACCCAGCTGTTCAATGTAGCAAATTACTTGACCCTCTTTCACTATTTGCTTCTGTTGATCAAAAATAGAATTATAGTGAAGTAGTATGACAAAAGATGAACATGTAGTAACTGGTTAATTAGTTGATAAGCATACCCAAGATGACCTTGCATGAACAAGGCAAAACAATCTACCCAAAAATGATTCTCTAATAGAAATCTCAACCTTAGATAGCATGCTTGTTACTATAGTCTCATTTTTTAATGGTTAGTTACTATTACCCCCCATGAGTTTAAGTATGAATTACTGTTTCCCCATTCActttttaaattactatttcccccctaatattttatttttttttgactaAAACACTTTGTTGTAAGGTTGTTTCAGTTatataaagcataaaaataaaGGGGGAAATAGCGTTCTTTAAAAATTGAGGGGGAACCAGTAATTCGAACCTAAATTCAGGGAGATTATAGTAATTATTCTTTTTCATCGCAGTGATGTTGCACGTGGCAACTACCTTGCTCTCGCATCTAGCTTGCAACGGGAGAAATTCGATTATCCCGGAAAAACAATCAATGAAAGATGTAGAAAACATCAAGAACAATTAGAAGATTGCTGCACGGGAACACTACTACATGAGTGGAATTTGTGCTCTAATAAATGACTAGGCGCAGAAATatcaaaagaaatataaaaaaagatttcGAATATGTCGACCAAACTTGAAAAACACATAGTTGAAATGCAGTAGTCTTCTTCTCTTGAAGCATACAAGAAATCATCATTGATCGCAAAGTAACATGCAAAAACATTGTTTAACAAATAACTAAAGTAAAGTTTTCAAAAGAACTcgaaatagaaaaaaagaatCGAACATTAAATAAGAAGATCATCTAAAATCCATGATAAACAAAATTTATGCTTTAGCATTTTTCTGTGCATAATTCTATTCCATATTCCAACTACCAAGAGTGTGCAAAGTGTAAATACAGTCAATAATTGCAAGCTCTAGGTCTACACAATTCAGTTACTTTGACATGATCTCATCAATTATTACCTCTTTGCACGATGGTGGAGCACGCTTTCCCTTTATAGTTCGAGATCTCCGGAAGAAACCCACCTGCACATTGATGATTCAGTGCCTCAAGCTCAAATAAAGAAGAGAATTCATTTGTAAGTGTCTCACCCTTGGAGACAGCAGTATCTTCAAGCCTTCATCTGCAGCTCTATCAATAATAGATTGGACTCCTGAAACTGGTTCTGGTTTGGATATAGCCAAAGATGTTGAAGGAACTGATGACCCATATAAATCCGAACTGACTAGTGCAGGAGCAGGAGCAGGGGCAGGGGGAGGAGCAAGGGCAGAGGTTGAAGCAGAAGCAGACAgagattgaattttttttttctcagttATATCCCTCGTCAGATATAGCCGAAATCCATCAAGCTAATAACAGGCAGTAGGAAAGGATCAACAGAATGACGAAATCAGAAACATcagaaaattacataaaataagGTATTCAGATATAATCAAGTTATGAAGAGTAGTAAAAGCAGTTTATGATTGCTTACTTTCAATTCAAATTCTGCAATAGTTGCTGTATCACATATTTCTGTGACAAGAGATTCAACCTGCGGAAGACATTCATTCaggcaaaaaaaatatattttaaacatcATACGGAATGCACCATAACAAAGACATTTAAATTTAGAAGTGAAATGGTTGGTTATGAAAACAATAGTACAGATACTACAGAAGCTAAAACTAGTCATTGGTTCTAGGAAAACATTATATTCATTTTAGCAAAGGATATGAGGAATGTTTTAAGGGTAGTTGAGAAATTAAGACGACTATGCGACAGgatttcacaatttttttgattatctGCTATGGAACTTGAATAAGTGCTTGCACAGAAAGATTTTctcaaatctaaaaaaaaaaataaaggaattATTAACTATGGCTTTTGCCTGGTTGAGAATGACACTTTCACAAACAGCTCAAATTAATGGCATACAGATGGCAAAAGTAATCTCCAAAATAAGTTTGTTTGGATTGTTTGATTAGTTCTTGCTTCAACTTGCAAGCTGcttcatttattttcaatgtTTACTTTTGGATATGAGCTTCAGAATAGTTGATATATGCTTATTTAACTTGAAAAGTAGCAGAAGATAGCAAAATAATGCTAACGAAATGAAAAGTCAAAATGAAAGCTTGGATAACCAGTAATGGCATATAAAAACAAACTTTAGAGCTGTAACAGcacaaaaaataataacaaaagtaaaaaccaaAGGCAATCAAGAGTCATTTGTAACAGAACTAATAGTTGGGTGCTCACCTCACTTGAATTTGGAATAAGTGGTCTTGTCAAGCCAGATGATTTTGTCTCTTTTTCGTCCACGCTGTTGGTAGCAGCTAGAAAATAAAGCATTTAAAATAAGCTATGCGGCAATTGAAATACATAACATTCTTAATCATCAATTCCTTTTGGACAGATTATTCAAATACTGTCAAAAGTTATATGCATGGGGTATATGGAGCATCCAACaacattataaatttaaattaaacattcGCTACTATGTATAAAAGCTACATGCTCAAAAGGATGTTCCGGCTGTTCCTGAATTATATTTAGAACAGGAAATAGGCTCACCGATCAAATTGGGTCTTATAtcttaaaatcaacaaaaaattggTGAAGCTCACATTAGCCAATTATAACGTACACAAAAAGGATATAAGACCAATCTAAGTTGTTAGCCCTGAAGAAAGCAACAGGTATGTTTCTCAATAGCTAGCCAGAATATTATAACTAAATACAGTGAActttcatcttatcttatctGGAAAAAACAGTAGTGGTTCTGAGCATCAACTTTACCAAACATAGGCCTGGGAATAGTGTTGACCTAAGCAAGAGCGTAGAGTTAATTTCTTCCAAGAAAAGCACTCACATTCTGTTTCCGGCGTCGGACCACAATGTAAGATGGATGCTTTCTTTGGTTGATATGATACCGCAACCCCTCGAAAGTGCGGTTGTCTTCTACCGAACCACGCCTTTGTACCATTACATTGATGCAAATTATCAACTTTTGCTCTGCCAACGTCCACCTTTAATATTCCAACATTCGGAGTTCCTATGCTACCTGTATGAACCAAATAAGGGGAAGATTAAGGCATGTGAAAATCATTTTGGACATCAGTATAACAATAAAATCTCATTGGAACCCCTAAATTAGTCACACAATTGCATGAAAGTTATGACAAAATAACCAAACATCTTGTAGATAAGAATTCCCCTGCTCTATGATTACATTCAGTTGACTCGTCCATCCTGTAATCATGCAACAGTCTAACTACTATTCTTCATAACTTAAAAAGACGACCTTCCGCATTTTTGAGGTCTAAACTGCAATTGGTGAAACAATTATTTCTCATTTTCAACTCCATTGTCTTTTGTCCTATATTCTACGATTCGTCATTTCTTCTACAGGTCTAAACCGCAATTggcaaaacaaattttatacATTTCAACTCCCTTGTCTTTTAGCCTATATTCTATCATTCTAAACTGCAATTGgtgaaataatttatatacattttCAACTCCATTGTCTTTTATCCTATACTCTACCATTCGTCGTATCTCCTCGAGGTCTAAACTACAATTGGCCAAACAATTTCAATACATTTCCAACTCCCTTGTCTCTTGGCCTATACTCGACCACTCCTCATTTTTTCTATCTCATTCTAATCATAACGATTATGCATCAAACCCCAACATTCAACTTTGAAGCCAAATACTTCTACAAACAAAGAACtaataacaaaaacaaaattctttcaattttttttatgcaaaaacaaaaaacacaatCTTCATCCAATTCCAACCAACAATCAAAAACCACAACAAAAAAATCTCCAATATTTTCTGAACCCAACAGACATAAACCAAAACAATTACCAAATTCATCAATTAATACAACACCAATAGGAAAAAGAAGAGAACTTACAAGAAGCCATTGAAGTAAACAAAAACACCCACTTGAAAGAAAATCCAGTCTTGATTATATCCAACAGGTTCACAAAGATTTTTATTGGGTAtctgaaaacaaataaaaatctgtgtttttgtttttgtttttgtttttagcaCAAATAAACTGAGAGACTGAAATACGACAGAACAGAGGGAGCCAAGCCAGCCAACACAGCACGACAGCGACAGACACTGCCACAGCCAATTCTGGGAAGCTATAAATAGTGTAAGCTGATTTGTGTTGGATTGGTTTGGCCCACCATTTTTTTTTCTCCGGCTGCGAACTGAGTTACCTTGATTTTTGGTAACTCAGTATTCAGCAACGTGTGCGTGCGatagtttcttttttttagcTCAACTAAAATGGAGAAAATATAATTGTAGTTCAACTACGATTGAATTATGGAAAGGTACgagatttaattataatagtaatatttttgagagacttgtaaacttttaatttgttctcgaggaaaaaataaaattccccCTTCTtgagatatatttaaaatttgtaaaattgtatatatattttttaattttactgtttaatttttctaatttatgtcgatttttatttttacaaatattgaCTGAGTAGTGGTTCGACACAGGCAAACGGTGGTCCGTACCACCAGATGACGGTCTGATCATTAAAATTTGACTCCAATTTTGTTAGAATTTTAAGTGAATTTTAGGAGCATTTTAGGTTGAGATTGTTATTTGACCAGTTAACCAAATATTATCgcattcaatttaaaaatcgaTTCCCCTCGGATTATTATCAAATTCACTAAAACTCTGGTGGGTGTTTTCCAATTCTAGCAAGAATCTATAATAGTGTGTGTTAAATTGCAGGTGTGGCATGAAGTGAATTGCAAATTTCTTGAATTCAAACGTGTGGATTGCTAACTTGTCATTCAGACGAGATCATCACTGGACGCTTCAATCTCTTATCACTTTTATCTGTCGGAAAAAACATGTCTATGTAGCTTAAATAATAGATTAGTTGATTAAATTTGTAGCATATTCATTCTCCCAAGGGATCGATATTCCACTTTTGTTATATTGCTTATTTATGatattgttattttcaatattgtacgcatatttatcataaaaattaggcctaattatttaaaaaaaatctcatctTATAATGTTTTTTCGTTTATTccctgatctaggaaaaagtttatttataccctttttttgatttttcgttttcgtcTCTACCCCAAAAAAGATACAAttgacaattaaaataatttaaggattaaaatgctaataacaactaaataaaagGGTTACAccatatattttcttatttgaaaaaatacaaataagtcctctaactttaaaaatattcaattatatcctataattcattatttttaaatattttattaaaaaattaaattattaaatttttttttgaccTACCACCGTAGTACTACGATTTTTCACATCcgctaatttttaattttttttttaattttaatgctCTTCCTTCCATATCATTCTTCCATGGGAGGAAGGAGCGGATCCGCCTCTTTCTCCATGGGAGTGGAGGAAGGAGCGATCTTtccttcctccatgggaggaaggagctgctctttcctcccatggaggaaggagtggatctgctccttcctccatgggaggaagaAGCACGCTGCAACTTTTTCGGAGAGGGGTCCggaattattttttgaaaaatataaattatttttattttatataaattttaatttttttgcgattttaatttaaaataattatatattaattaatataaattaaatatttattatcaattaaatttttacagaagaaggtatttttgtTCAATTATTAACATTAATATGTAATTAGAATAGTAGATAAatatgaaggattattttagtcttttttacacatgaaaagagatcaatttagtacttgatgaaaacaaaaaattaaaaaaagagtacaaatgaatttttttctaagtcagggtataaacgaaaaaatattataaggtggggtttttttaaagtaattaggACTAAAAATTACATGATAtattgaattgtttttttatttctattaattaGATCCTTCACACTTTTATTCGCCTTTTGAATTTGACTGTGAGGACTCGTAAAATTGAAGACATGACTTTAATACATATCAgcccaaataattacaaaaggccaaactttttttatgaaaatttcacaaaaatccaatcctttcaattttatccaatttgtcctgaaacgtaCGATTAcgtttcaataatgtccaacATTAAAATGGCATGCGGTTTTGtttatgtggcgctgatgtggcgTGCCACACATGTGCCACCAGGGCAAGCACTAGGTTAAAAGCCTAAATAAATttctagattttttttcaaaaatatttacacCTTCAAACTTTAAATCGTttcaacttaaattttaaactttaagcatttatttgcattttttaTCTAGTATTTGACATGGTGTCATgtgtgtcatgccacgtcagcgcCACGCAGGTGCCACATGAGCAAAATCACATGCCATTTTAGAGTTGGaaataattgaaaagaaataCTACATTTCAGgataaatttgaaagtttgaatttttgtgaaatttttttcTAGAATTTAACGTATTTTAGTCATCAAAacaattatgaataatttttgatctgatcatgaggtgtcctgaacgggttccaactatgaaacgactcctttaagccttccacattcagactaatccccactcgaaCCGGGTAGAtcccttgcgggaggcaaaaCTCATTAGACGAGACTAACTAAATATCCCCAAAGAAAAACAacggaaaattaatttttttataattatatttaattgcttttaattaagcttataataaaattacaaaaatgataTTTCTGAGCCAGGGCATCAATTTGCTGAAAACCCTAAAGAATTACACTTGCTATACAATCACATAATTAAACACACATAAAAGGAAGTTTAGACACAGAATTACATTTCTTTTCGGCACAAGAGGCACTCCTAATCATCTTAATAAGATCTTCTTCCACCTCTGCTCTCACAAATCCCCGCTTTGGTAGCATCAAACTATAACCATAGTAAATCATGCAAGCACAAAATGGCCCCACCCAAAAAACCCAATGTCCTTGCCATAAATCACCACCCATGACCAGCAGCGGACCTAAACATCTCGCCGGGTTCAGCCCAACACCGCCGTATCCAGGCCTTCCGGTCACCGTAATCGATACAAACACCGACACTGCATAAATCCCTGATATCATCACACAAACCATAGTCAACCCTAAATCTATGCATTTTTGCTTGTCTACAATGATAGTCATAGCAACATATAGCACCATAAACGTGCATAAAATCTCTATTATCAGCGCCGTTCCAACGCTTACGCCCGCTCCGTTTCCATTGATCATGCAGCCAGCTAAAGCATATTTTTGTGCTAAATTATGGTCCATTACAACTTTTAATAGAAGATAAGCTATCAATGCACCGCAAAGTTGTCCCAAACAATAGAAGAAAGCTCGAACGAAGGTTATTACGCCTCTTATCGCTGCGATGAGCGAAAACGCCGGGCTGAAGAGGCCGCCGGATAAAGGAACTGTCACCATTAGCCAAAGAAAAGCTATAATGAAGATGGCAATAGGGATTATGAATTTAGGCTCCGACTGATTTGATTCCAAGCATGCGATTATGGCCGTTGAGAGAGTAAATAAAAATGTACCGCTTGCTACTAGCTCAGTTACGGCTGCTCTCCACATCTATAAAATTCAAGaaagttaaaattattaatagaagTCAAGTAAAATTTGAGTATCAAATTTCTTAGCTCTTATTAGCTCTATATAAACTGATTAAATGCCTGAAAATTAACATGCAATGGTGATAGAAAttctattataataaatttttttagttaataattaGGAAATTGAAGCTAAATTTGTGGATTACATAAG
This window of the Mercurialis annua linkage group LG5, ddMerAnnu1.2, whole genome shotgun sequence genome carries:
- the LOC126682731 gene encoding uncharacterized protein LOC126682731 translates to MASCSIGTPNVGILKVDVGRAKVDNLHQCNGTKAWFGRRQPHFRGVAVSYQPKKASILHCGPTPETESATNSVDEKETKSSGLTRPLIPNSSEVESLVTEICDTATIAEFELKLDGFRLYLTRDITEKKKIQSLSASASTSALAPPPAPAPAPALVSSDLYGSSVPSTSLAISKPEPVSGVQSIIDRAADEGLKILLSPRVGFFRRSRTIKGKRAPPSCKEKQIVKEGQVICYIEQLGCELPLESDISGEVIKILREDGEPVGYADPLIAILPSFPGIKKLQ
- the LOC126682748 gene encoding probable aquaporin TIP1-2; translated protein: MEFGESPIFREASTPKDGQSSEPTFLTRLGVDELYTLEMWRAAVTELVASGTFLFTLSTAIIACLESNQSEPKFIIPIAIFIIAFLWLMVTVPLSGGLFSPAFSLIAAIRGVITFVRAFFYCLGQLCGALIAYLLLKVVMDHNLAQKYALAGCMINGNGAGVSVGTALIIEILCTFMVLYVAMTIIVDKQKCIDLGLTMVCVMISGIYAVSVFVSITVTGRPGYGGVGLNPARCLGPLLVMGGDLWQGHWVFWVGPFCACMIYYGYSLMLPKRGFVRAEVEEDLIKMIRSASCAEKKCNSVSKLPFMCV
- the LOC126681400 gene encoding F-box protein At5g49610-like codes for the protein MAYSMNELPSDILLQILYRLPLNLIHRCKCVCKFWSSLISQPCFAVEYLLRTKLTPPPNPTLYFRLYTPRNFKTSPPRHSTYDDRHKSWSQDSPALSFGFLPLPEPAIRLLCTSNGLALCTTSYDCECIYYVCNPITKQWLTLPPPPTCTNFALVGLVCYGHYFKVVRLVSPCTYTNAVTFMMTEIRTSFFNAETFDSRTNLWRVSAMITIPRSILFCKPTNAIEYKGILHWESGERDYTTSTIMAFDPNLEKCRLIQVLETMPNHPGMYATGVSRSGEDLYHVHMQLDDNLSVNWRIWRLIEAEAEWCLEHTFRLTDLKLIVGDNCIRPSDLNSNLLAIDPIDPNVLYFHTRNNYTTRDRGIISLNIKTGRVESVYFPFHWPDPTASFSVYQYIMAIPFVPPSWPTSLPKIHHQDMKVFNIVPITSI